From a single Serratia surfactantfaciens genomic region:
- the punC gene encoding purine nucleoside transporter PunC: protein MRNSFGFMFYLAGLSMLGYLATDMYLPAFGAMREELQISAGAVSASLSIFLAGFAFAQLLWGPLSDRLGRKPVLLIGLTLFALGCLGMLWVENALQLWILRFIQAVGVCSATAIWQALVVDRYREGQANRVFATIMPLVALSPALAPLLGAWLLNHASWRAIFAALLVITALLLLPTLMLKERAKTQPAADAPKNGVSFWQLLKSPVFSGNVAMYAACSAGFFAWLTGSPFILGDMGYSPSDIGLSYVPQTLAFLLGGYGCRAALKRINGKTLLPWLLVAYGVSMVALYLVATLTSPTLTTLLIPFCVMALVNGAGYPIMVANALMPFPESSGKAAALQNTLQLGLCFVASMLVSAFIAQPLLATVTVMVSTVILAALGYFLQRGKTADAQQKAQREHANSAS from the coding sequence ATGCGAAATTCTTTTGGCTTTATGTTCTACCTCGCCGGCCTGAGCATGTTGGGTTATCTGGCGACCGATATGTATCTGCCTGCCTTCGGCGCCATGCGCGAAGAACTGCAAATCTCCGCCGGCGCCGTGAGCGCCAGCCTGAGCATCTTCCTGGCCGGCTTCGCCTTCGCGCAGCTGCTGTGGGGGCCGCTCTCCGATCGCCTGGGGCGTAAACCGGTATTATTGATTGGCCTGACGCTGTTCGCCCTCGGCTGCCTCGGCATGCTGTGGGTGGAAAACGCCCTGCAGCTGTGGATCCTGCGCTTTATTCAGGCGGTCGGCGTCTGTTCCGCCACCGCCATCTGGCAAGCGCTGGTGGTCGACCGTTATCGTGAAGGTCAGGCCAATCGCGTGTTCGCCACCATAATGCCGCTGGTGGCGCTGTCACCGGCGTTGGCCCCGCTGCTTGGCGCCTGGCTGCTGAACCACGCCAGCTGGCGGGCGATCTTCGCCGCGCTGTTGGTGATCACCGCGCTGCTGCTGCTGCCGACGTTGATGCTCAAAGAGCGCGCCAAAACGCAACCCGCCGCCGACGCGCCGAAAAACGGCGTCAGCTTCTGGCAACTGTTGAAATCTCCGGTGTTCAGCGGCAACGTCGCGATGTACGCCGCCTGCTCGGCCGGTTTCTTCGCCTGGCTGACCGGTTCGCCGTTCATCCTCGGCGATATGGGCTATAGCCCGAGCGACATCGGTCTGAGCTATGTGCCGCAAACGCTGGCCTTCCTGCTGGGCGGCTACGGCTGCCGCGCCGCGCTCAAGCGCATCAATGGCAAAACTCTGCTGCCGTGGCTGCTGGTAGCTTATGGTGTCAGCATGGTGGCGCTGTATCTGGTGGCGACGCTGACCTCTCCGACGCTCACCACGCTGCTGATTCCATTCTGCGTGATGGCGCTGGTCAATGGCGCTGGCTACCCGATCATGGTGGCGAATGCGTTGATGCCGTTCCCGGAAAGCAGCGGCAAAGCCGCCGCGCTGCAAAATACGCTGCAGCTGGGGCTGTGTTTTGTGGCGAGCATGCTGGTATCGGCGTTTATTGCCCAGCCGCTGTTGGCGACGGTGACGGTAATGGTGTCTACGGTGATTCTGGCCGCGCTGGGGTATTTCCTGCAGCGGGGGAAAACGGCCGATGCGCAGCAAAAGGCGCAGCGGGAACATGCTAACTCAGCGTCATAA
- the punR gene encoding DNA-binding transcriptional activator PunR: MWSEYSLEVVDAVARTGSFSAAAQELHRVPSAVSYTVRQLEQWLAVPLFERRHRDVELTPAGALFIKDARAVIKKMLDTRRHCQQVANGWRGQLNIAVDIIVKPQRSRQLVLDFYRHFPDVELMLQPEVFNGVWDALADGRADMAIGATRAVPVGGGFAFRDMGYMNWLCVVSPQHPLAQLAGPLHDDQLRPYPSLCLEDTSRNLPKRVTWTLDNQRRLVVPDWTSALDCLCAGLCVGMMPAHRALPLVQRGELKALQLQQPFPASPCCLTWQQDKPSPAMSWLLAYLGDGETLNQEWLSEAAPEAVQASGSGD; the protein is encoded by the coding sequence ATGTGGTCTGAATATTCACTTGAAGTCGTCGACGCGGTAGCGCGCACCGGCAGTTTCAGCGCGGCGGCGCAGGAGCTGCACCGGGTGCCGTCGGCGGTGAGTTATACCGTGCGGCAGCTGGAGCAATGGCTGGCGGTGCCGCTGTTTGAGCGGCGTCACCGCGATGTGGAGCTGACGCCGGCCGGTGCGTTGTTTATCAAGGATGCGCGAGCTGTTATCAAAAAAATGCTCGACACCCGCCGGCACTGTCAGCAGGTGGCCAACGGTTGGCGCGGTCAGCTGAATATCGCGGTGGATATCATCGTCAAACCGCAGCGCAGCCGCCAGCTGGTGCTGGATTTCTACCGCCATTTCCCCGACGTCGAGTTGATGCTGCAACCCGAGGTGTTCAACGGCGTCTGGGATGCGCTGGCGGACGGCAGGGCGGACATGGCGATCGGCGCCACGCGTGCGGTGCCGGTCGGCGGCGGTTTTGCCTTCCGCGACATGGGCTATATGAACTGGCTGTGCGTAGTCAGCCCGCAACACCCGCTGGCGCAGCTGGCGGGGCCGCTGCATGACGATCAGTTGCGGCCGTACCCTTCGCTTTGTCTGGAGGACACCTCGCGCAATTTGCCCAAGCGCGTCACCTGGACGCTGGATAACCAGCGGCGGCTGGTGGTGCCGGACTGGACGTCGGCGCTCGACTGTTTGTGCGCCGGGCTGTGCGTCGGCATGATGCCGGCACATCGGGCGCTGCCGCTGGTGCAGCGCGGTGAGCTGAAGGCGTTGCAGCTGCAGCAGCCGTTTCCCGCCAGCCCTTGCTGCCTGACCTGGCAGCAGGATAAACCGTCACCGGCGATGAGTTGGCTACTGGCGTATCTGGGCGATGGGGAGACGCTGAATCAGGAGTGGCTGAGCGAGGCGGCGCCGGAAGCCGTGCAGGCTTCCGGCTCAGGGGATTAG
- the purR gene encoding HTH-type transcriptional repressor PurR, with protein sequence MATIKDVAKRAGVSTTTVSHVINKTRFVAEETKAAVWAAIKELHYSPSAVARSLKVNHTKSIGLLATSSEAPYFAEVIEAVENSCYSKGYTLILCNSHNNLDKQRAYLAMLAQKRVDGLLVMCSEYPDQLLGMLEDYRNIPMVVMDWGAARGDFTDTIIDNAFEGGYLAGRYLIERGHRDIGAIPGQLSRNTGGGRHQGFMKALQEAQIDIREEWIVQGDFEPESGYKAMHQILSQKQRPTAVFCGGDIMAMGAICAADELGLRVPQDISVIGYDNVRNARYFTPALTTIHQPKERLGEMAFTMLLDRIISKREESQVIEVHPKLIERRSVADGPFIDYRR encoded by the coding sequence ATGGCAACGATTAAAGATGTGGCCAAACGCGCGGGCGTTTCCACCACCACCGTTTCGCACGTCATCAATAAGACTCGTTTCGTCGCCGAAGAGACCAAAGCGGCCGTGTGGGCCGCCATCAAAGAACTGCACTACTCGCCGAGCGCCGTGGCGCGCAGCCTGAAAGTCAATCACACCAAGTCGATCGGCCTGCTGGCCACCTCGAGTGAAGCCCCCTACTTCGCCGAAGTGATCGAAGCGGTGGAAAACAGTTGCTACAGCAAAGGCTACACCCTGATCCTGTGCAACTCGCACAACAACCTGGACAAACAGCGCGCCTACCTGGCGATGCTGGCGCAAAAGCGCGTCGACGGCCTGCTGGTGATGTGTTCCGAATACCCGGATCAGCTGCTGGGCATGCTGGAAGACTACCGTAACATCCCGATGGTGGTGATGGACTGGGGTGCGGCGCGCGGCGACTTCACCGACACCATCATCGATAACGCCTTCGAAGGCGGCTATCTCGCCGGCCGTTATCTGATCGAACGCGGCCACCGCGATATCGGCGCCATCCCGGGCCAGCTGTCGCGCAACACCGGCGGCGGCCGCCATCAGGGCTTTATGAAAGCGCTGCAGGAAGCGCAGATCGACATTCGCGAAGAGTGGATCGTACAGGGCGACTTCGAGCCGGAATCCGGTTACAAGGCGATGCACCAGATCCTGTCGCAAAAACAGCGGCCGACCGCAGTATTCTGCGGCGGTGACATCATGGCGATGGGCGCCATCTGCGCCGCCGACGAGCTGGGGCTGCGGGTGCCGCAGGATATTTCCGTAATCGGCTACGACAACGTGCGCAACGCCCGCTACTTCACCCCGGCGCTGACCACCATTCATCAGCCGAAAGAACGCCTGGGCGAAATGGCCTTCACCATGCTGCTGGATCGCATCATCAGCAAGCGCGAAGAGTCGCAGGTGATCGAAGTGCATCCGAAGCTGATCGAACGCCGCTCGGTCGCCGATGGCCCGTTCATCGACTACCGCCGCTAA
- a CDS encoding YnhF family membrane protein produces MDTELKMSLFTTVCALAVIIAFSFVAALN; encoded by the coding sequence ATGGATACCGAATTGAAGATGTCGCTGTTCACCACCGTTTGCGCGCTGGCGGTCATTATCGCTTTCAGCTTCGTTGCCGCGTTGAACTGA
- the sodB gene encoding superoxide dismutase [Fe], translated as MSFELPVLPYEKNALEPHISAETLEYHYGKHHNTYVVNLNNLVKGSEFEGKSLEEIIKTSNGGVFNNAAQVWNHTFYWHCLSPQGGGEPQGELAAAIVKSFGSFAAFKEQFTDAAVKNFGAGWTWLVKKPDGALAIVNTSNAATPLTGEDKPLLTVDVWEHAYYIDYRNARPKYLENFWALVNWTFAAENLA; from the coding sequence ATGTCGTTTGAATTACCTGTATTACCGTATGAGAAAAACGCGCTCGAGCCGCACATCTCCGCCGAAACCCTGGAATACCACTACGGCAAACACCACAACACCTACGTGGTTAACCTGAACAACCTGGTGAAAGGCAGCGAGTTCGAGGGCAAATCGCTCGAAGAGATCATCAAGACCTCTAACGGCGGCGTGTTCAACAACGCCGCGCAGGTGTGGAACCACACCTTCTACTGGCACTGCCTGTCGCCACAGGGCGGCGGTGAACCGCAGGGCGAACTGGCGGCGGCGATCGTCAAGTCCTTCGGCTCTTTCGCTGCGTTCAAAGAGCAGTTCACCGATGCCGCCGTGAAAAACTTCGGCGCCGGCTGGACCTGGCTGGTGAAAAAACCGGACGGCGCGCTGGCGATCGTCAACACCTCTAACGCGGCAACCCCGCTGACCGGTGAAGACAAACCGCTGCTGACCGTTGACGTGTGGGAACACGCGTATTACATCGATTACCGCAATGCGCGTCCAAAATACCTGGAAAACTTCTGGGCGTTGGTCAACTGGACCTTCGCAGCGGAAAACCTGGCGTAA
- a CDS encoding C40 family peptidase has translation MRLILTLFALLFTQLFFNLAHAAPQARIAAEQRKSHANEARPDDRRKKKADKAAKKAKVTAPEKKTKTAKAKSEKSAKKIVSAKPKAKAQKTAKIKVTPPKKGYKKGYGRHREAGMATAKLAREEKPLKLSPAHKKRYQHAKQTAMAKLMGQMGKPYRWGGSSPRTGFDCSGLIYYAYKDVVKIKMPRTANEMYHLRDAAPIKKSELESGDLVFFRINNRGVADHVGVYLGNGKFIQSPRTGEEIRISQLDNDYWQNHYIGARRVVTPKTIR, from the coding sequence ATGCGTTTAATTCTTACGCTCTTTGCGCTGCTGTTTACGCAGCTCTTCTTCAATTTGGCGCACGCTGCGCCACAGGCGCGTATTGCCGCCGAGCAGCGTAAAAGCCATGCCAATGAAGCGCGGCCCGATGACCGCAGAAAAAAGAAAGCGGATAAAGCCGCCAAGAAAGCCAAAGTGACGGCTCCCGAGAAAAAAACCAAGACCGCCAAGGCCAAAAGCGAGAAAAGCGCGAAAAAGATCGTCAGCGCCAAACCCAAGGCCAAAGCGCAGAAAACCGCCAAGATTAAAGTCACCCCGCCGAAAAAGGGCTACAAAAAAGGCTATGGCCGCCACCGCGAAGCCGGCATGGCCACCGCCAAGCTGGCGCGTGAAGAAAAGCCGTTGAAACTCAGCCCGGCGCACAAGAAACGCTACCAGCACGCCAAACAGACCGCGATGGCCAAGCTGATGGGCCAGATGGGCAAACCTTACCGCTGGGGCGGCAGCTCGCCGCGCACCGGCTTCGACTGCAGCGGCCTCATCTATTACGCCTATAAAGACGTGGTGAAAATCAAGATGCCGCGCACCGCCAACGAGATGTATCACCTGCGTGACGCGGCGCCGATCAAGAAAAGCGAGCTGGAAAGCGGCGATCTGGTGTTCTTCCGCATCAACAACCGCGGCGTGGCGGACCACGTCGGCGTCTACCTCGGCAACGGCAAATTCATCCAGTCGCCACGCACCGGCGAAGAGATCCGCATCAGCCAGCTCGACAACGACTATTGGCAGAACCACTACATCGGCGCACGCCGCGTAGTGACGCCGAAAACCATTCGTTAA
- a CDS encoding Grx4 family monothiol glutaredoxin: MTTTIEKIQHQIAENPILLYMKGSPKLPSCGFSAQAVQALSACGERFAYVDILQNPDIRAELPKYANWPTFPQLWVDGELVGGCDIIIEMYQRGELQQLIKETAEKYKAQEDQQS, encoded by the coding sequence ATGACGACGACAATTGAAAAAATTCAGCACCAGATCGCTGAAAACCCGATTCTGCTGTACATGAAAGGCTCGCCAAAGCTGCCGAGCTGCGGCTTCTCCGCACAGGCTGTGCAAGCGCTGTCCGCCTGCGGCGAGCGTTTCGCCTACGTGGATATTCTGCAGAACCCGGACATCCGCGCCGAGCTGCCAAAATACGCCAACTGGCCGACTTTCCCGCAGCTGTGGGTTGACGGTGAGCTGGTCGGCGGTTGCGATATCATCATCGAAATGTATCAGCGCGGCGAGCTCCAGCAGCTGATCAAAGAGACGGCTGAAAAGTATAAAGCGCAGGAAGACCAGCAGTCTTAA
- the rnt gene encoding ribonuclease T, whose protein sequence is MRAAFDEDKKLMAEKSDLNALSGRFRGFYPVVIDVETAGFNANTDALLEIAAVTLKMDEDGWLQQDETLHFHVEPFEGANLQPEALAFNGIDPHNPLRGAVSEYDALHAIFKAVRKGLKDRGCNRAIIVAHNANFDHSFLMAAAERAGLKRNPFHPFATFDTAALSGLVLGQTVLAKACIAAGMPFDSSQAHSALYDTEQTALLFCELVNRWKRLGGWPLPAADLAE, encoded by the coding sequence ATGCGCGCTGCATTCGATGAAGATAAGAAACTGATGGCCGAGAAAAGTGATCTTAACGCCCTGAGTGGTCGTTTTCGTGGGTTTTATCCCGTAGTAATAGATGTTGAAACCGCCGGGTTCAACGCCAATACCGATGCGTTGCTGGAAATCGCCGCCGTGACGCTGAAAATGGATGAAGACGGCTGGCTGCAGCAGGACGAAACCCTGCACTTCCACGTGGAGCCTTTCGAGGGCGCCAACCTGCAGCCGGAGGCGCTGGCGTTTAACGGCATCGATCCGCACAACCCGCTACGCGGCGCAGTCAGCGAATATGACGCGTTGCACGCCATTTTCAAAGCGGTGCGCAAAGGGCTCAAGGATCGCGGTTGTAACCGGGCCATTATCGTCGCGCACAACGCCAACTTCGATCACAGCTTCCTGATGGCCGCGGCAGAACGCGCCGGGCTGAAGCGCAACCCGTTCCATCCGTTCGCCACCTTCGACACCGCGGCGCTGAGCGGCCTGGTGCTGGGCCAAACGGTGCTGGCCAAAGCCTGCATCGCCGCCGGCATGCCGTTCGACAGCAGCCAGGCGCACTCCGCGCTGTACGACACCGAGCAAACCGCCCTGCTGTTTTGTGAGCTGGTTAACCGCTGGAAACGCCTCGGCGGCTGGCCGCTGCCCGCCGCCGATCTCGCCGAATAA
- the gloA gene encoding lactoylglutathione lyase yields the protein MRLLHTMIRVGDLQRAIDFYTKVLGMRLLRTSENPEYKYSLAFVGYTEESEGAVIELTYNWGTDSYDMGTAFGHLALGVDDVAATCDSIRRAGGKVTREAGPVKGGTTVIAFVEDPDGYKIELIENKHAGQGLGH from the coding sequence ATGCGCTTACTCCATACCATGATCCGCGTCGGTGACCTGCAACGCGCCATCGACTTCTACACCAAGGTATTAGGCATGCGCCTGCTGCGCACCAGTGAGAACCCGGAGTACAAATACTCGCTGGCTTTCGTCGGCTATACGGAAGAGAGCGAAGGCGCGGTTATCGAACTGACCTATAACTGGGGCACCGACAGCTACGACATGGGCACCGCCTTCGGCCACCTGGCGCTGGGCGTGGACGACGTCGCCGCCACCTGCGACAGCATCCGTCGCGCCGGCGGCAAGGTCACCCGCGAGGCCGGTCCGGTGAAGGGCGGCACCACGGTGATCGCCTTCGTCGAAGATCCGGACGGTTACAAAATCGAGCTGATCGAAAACAAACACGCCGGTCAGGGCCTCGGCCACTAA
- a CDS encoding alkene reductase, with protein MKTEKLLSPLKVGAVTLPNRVFMAPLTRLRSIEPGDIPTPLMAEYYAQRASAGLIVTEATQVSFQAKGYAGAPGLHTPEQIAAWKNITQAVHDKNGHIAVQLWHVGRISHDSLQPGGQAPVAPSAINAESRTTVRDETGAWVRVPTSTPRALETREIPGIVNDFRQATANAREAGFDFIELHAAHGYLLHQFMSPASNQRTDQYGGSIENRTRLTLEVVDAAVAEWGSEHIGIRISPLGPFNGLDNGEDQEEAALYLVEELNKRNIAYLHISEPDWAGGKPYSDAFRDSVRAHFKGVIVGAGAYTAEKAEALIEKGFIDAVAFGRSYIANPDLVERFRQHAPLNEPKPESFYGGGAEGYTDYPFLAK; from the coding sequence ATGAAGACTGAAAAATTGCTCTCTCCGCTGAAAGTTGGCGCCGTCACCCTGCCCAACCGCGTGTTTATGGCTCCGCTGACGCGTCTGCGCAGCATCGAACCGGGCGACATTCCTACGCCGCTGATGGCGGAATACTATGCGCAGCGCGCCAGCGCCGGCCTGATCGTGACCGAAGCGACGCAGGTTTCTTTCCAGGCGAAAGGCTACGCCGGTGCGCCGGGCCTGCACACTCCGGAACAGATCGCCGCATGGAAAAACATCACGCAGGCGGTGCATGACAAAAACGGCCACATCGCCGTGCAGCTGTGGCACGTAGGGCGCATCTCCCACGACAGCCTGCAGCCGGGCGGACAAGCGCCGGTCGCCCCTTCGGCGATCAACGCCGAATCGCGCACCACCGTACGCGATGAAACCGGCGCCTGGGTGCGCGTACCAACCTCCACGCCGCGTGCGCTGGAAACCCGCGAGATCCCGGGTATCGTCAACGATTTTCGTCAGGCAACCGCCAACGCGCGCGAGGCCGGCTTCGACTTCATCGAACTGCATGCGGCCCACGGCTATCTGCTGCACCAGTTCATGTCCCCTGCCTCCAACCAACGTACCGATCAATACGGCGGCAGCATCGAGAATCGCACCCGCCTGACGCTGGAAGTGGTCGACGCGGCGGTCGCCGAATGGGGTTCCGAACATATTGGCATCCGCATCTCGCCGCTGGGGCCGTTCAACGGTCTGGACAATGGGGAAGATCAGGAGGAAGCGGCGCTGTACCTGGTGGAAGAGCTGAACAAGCGCAACATCGCCTACCTGCACATCTCCGAACCGGACTGGGCAGGCGGCAAACCGTATTCCGACGCCTTCCGCGACTCGGTGCGCGCCCACTTTAAAGGGGTGATCGTCGGCGCCGGCGCCTACACCGCCGAAAAAGCCGAAGCGCTGATCGAAAAAGGTTTCATCGACGCGGTAGCCTTCGGCCGCAGCTATATCGCCAACCCGGATCTGGTCGAGCGTTTCCGTCAGCACGCACCACTGAACGAACCTAAGCCGGAAAGCTTCTACGGCGGCGGTGCCGAAGGCTATACCGACTATCCGTTTCTGGCGAAGTAA
- a CDS encoding TetR/AcrR family transcriptional regulator has product MLGTMMTKSTHCNVDTREHLLATGETLSLRLGFTGMGLSELLATAGVPKGSFYHYFRSKEAFGEAMLQRYFTHYDAQMQALFADERGDARHQLLGYYAQAISYHCRSECHNACLAVKLSAEVSDLSEPMRHALEIGTARVIGHLQAAIERGIAEGSLSVAMSPAATAETLYSLWLGASLRAKIRRSLAPLTSALESIELLLRSPQP; this is encoded by the coding sequence ATGCTCGGCACCATGATGACCAAATCAACGCATTGCAACGTGGACACACGTGAACATCTGCTCGCCACCGGCGAAACTCTCAGCCTGCGCCTTGGCTTTACCGGCATGGGGCTGAGCGAGCTGCTGGCCACCGCGGGCGTGCCGAAAGGCTCGTTCTACCACTATTTTCGCTCGAAGGAAGCCTTCGGCGAAGCGATGCTACAACGCTATTTCACGCACTATGACGCGCAAATGCAGGCGCTGTTCGCCGACGAACGCGGCGATGCCCGCCACCAGCTGCTCGGCTATTACGCCCAGGCCATCAGCTACCATTGCCGCAGCGAGTGCCACAACGCCTGCCTGGCGGTGAAGCTTTCCGCCGAGGTGAGCGATCTGTCGGAACCGATGCGTCATGCCCTGGAAATCGGGACCGCTCGCGTGATTGGCCACCTGCAGGCGGCTATTGAGCGCGGTATTGCCGAGGGCTCGCTGTCGGTAGCCATGAGCCCGGCGGCGACTGCGGAGACGTTGTATTCACTGTGGCTAGGCGCCTCGCTGCGCGCCAAGATCCGTCGCTCGTTGGCGCCGTTGACCAGCGCGCTGGAAAGCATCGAGTTGCTGCTGCGCTCGCCGCAGCCGTAA
- the eptA gene encoding phosphoethanolamine transferase EptA — protein sequence MWLRQRLQCNSLGFILATALFFTLFQNALFLHRAWSYIAFDSVHSVIFAASMPVVIFCALNIIFSVLTVPYLRKPLIVFFLLGSAAANYFMYSYGVVIDGNMMQNAFETNTQEATALLTPRMGVWLALLGILPALAVCFTHIRQTRPWWYMVGLRAANVMLSLVVILIVAALFYKDYASLIRNNKSVVKMLTPSNFVAGSIKFTEQRYFTRNLPLVKIGEDARKGPLIAGQAKKTLVILVVGETARAENFSLGGYARETNPRLKQDDVVYFKNASSCGTETAISVPCMFSNMPRREYDATLAAHQEGMLDVLAHAGVNVLWRDNDGGCKGACDRVPHIDMTKLKLPQDCDGEVCMDNALLYKLNDYISSLKDDGVIVLHQMGSHGPAYYRRSTPEFQTFTPTCNSNQIQDCSHEQLVNTYDNSILYTDAMLDATVKLLQQYDDRFNTALVYLSDHGESLGENGMYLHGTPYVFAPSQQTHVPFLMWMSADYQRNFGIDRQCLNALAEQDEVSQDNLFHTLLGMLNVQTREYQSRLDILQRCRSAA from the coding sequence ATGTGGTTACGTCAACGCTTACAGTGCAACAGCCTCGGTTTTATCCTCGCCACCGCCCTGTTCTTCACTCTGTTTCAAAACGCGTTATTCCTGCATCGCGCCTGGTCGTATATCGCCTTCGATAGCGTCCACAGCGTGATTTTCGCCGCCAGCATGCCGGTGGTGATCTTTTGTGCGCTGAATATCATCTTCAGCGTGTTGACCGTGCCCTATCTGCGCAAGCCGCTGATCGTCTTTTTCTTGCTCGGCAGCGCCGCAGCCAACTATTTCATGTACAGCTATGGCGTAGTGATCGACGGCAACATGATGCAAAACGCCTTCGAAACCAATACCCAGGAAGCGACGGCGCTGCTGACGCCGCGCATGGGGGTGTGGCTGGCGCTGCTCGGCATTCTGCCGGCGCTGGCGGTCTGCTTCACCCATATTCGCCAGACTCGCCCCTGGTGGTATATGGTCGGGCTGCGCGCCGCCAACGTCATGCTGTCGTTGGTGGTGATCCTGATCGTCGCCGCCCTGTTCTACAAAGACTACGCTTCGCTGATCCGCAACAATAAAAGCGTGGTGAAAATGTTGACGCCTTCCAACTTCGTCGCCGGCTCTATCAAGTTCACCGAACAGCGTTACTTCACCCGCAATCTGCCGTTGGTCAAAATCGGAGAAGACGCGCGCAAAGGGCCGCTGATCGCCGGGCAGGCCAAGAAAACGCTGGTGATCCTGGTGGTAGGCGAAACCGCCCGCGCCGAAAACTTCTCCCTCGGCGGCTACGCGCGCGAAACCAACCCGCGCCTGAAGCAGGACGACGTGGTCTACTTCAAGAACGCCAGCTCATGCGGTACCGAGACGGCGATCTCCGTGCCCTGCATGTTCTCCAACATGCCGCGCAGAGAGTACGACGCGACTCTGGCGGCGCACCAGGAAGGCATGCTCGACGTGCTGGCGCACGCCGGCGTCAACGTGCTGTGGCGCGATAACGACGGCGGCTGCAAAGGCGCTTGCGACCGGGTGCCGCACATCGACATGACCAAGCTGAAACTGCCGCAGGACTGTGACGGCGAGGTGTGCATGGACAACGCGCTGCTGTACAAGCTGAACGACTACATCAGTAGCCTGAAAGACGACGGCGTGATCGTGCTGCATCAGATGGGCAGCCACGGACCCGCTTATTACCGTCGCAGCACGCCAGAGTTCCAGACGTTTACGCCGACCTGCAACAGCAATCAGATTCAGGATTGCAGCCATGAACAGCTGGTGAACACCTACGACAACTCGATTCTGTATACCGACGCGATGCTCGATGCCACCGTCAAGCTGCTGCAGCAGTATGACGATAGGTTCAATACCGCACTGGTTTACTTGTCCGATCACGGCGAATCGCTGGGTGAAAACGGCATGTATCTGCACGGCACGCCTTATGTCTTCGCGCCGAGTCAGCAAACTCACGTGCCTTTCCTGATGTGGATGTCCGCAGATTATCAACGCAACTTCGGCATCGATCGCCAGTGCCTGAACGCGCTGGCGGAACAAGACGAGGTTTCGCAGGATAACCTGTTCCACACCCTGCTGGGCATGCTGAACGTACAAACCCGCGAATATCAGTCCCGGTTGGATATCCTGCAGCGTTGCCGCAGCGCGGCGTAA
- a CDS encoding NAD(P)-dependent oxidoreductase encodes MKVAIIGATGFVGRRVVDEALARGIQVTAIARQNKDLPEHAHLTVALGDVADTAWLAGQLRGQDAVISAYNPGWGEDHLYEKTVRGAQQILTAVEQAGAKRLLVVGGAGSLEVAPGVELVDTPQFPEEIRPGAQAVRDLRNKLRNESALDWTYLSPAALLEPGKRTGQFRLGTTQLLMNGEAPASISVEDLAVAIVDEIEKPQFIRAQFTAAY; translated from the coding sequence ATGAAAGTAGCCATTATTGGAGCAACCGGTTTTGTTGGCCGCCGCGTGGTGGATGAAGCGCTGGCTCGCGGCATTCAGGTGACGGCGATCGCCCGCCAGAACAAAGATTTGCCGGAGCACGCCCATCTGACCGTCGCGCTGGGCGACGTCGCCGATACCGCCTGGCTGGCGGGACAGTTGCGCGGTCAGGATGCGGTGATCAGCGCCTACAACCCCGGCTGGGGCGAAGACCACCTGTATGAGAAAACCGTCCGCGGCGCCCAGCAGATCCTCACCGCGGTCGAACAGGCCGGCGCCAAGCGCCTGCTGGTGGTCGGCGGCGCCGGCAGCCTGGAAGTGGCGCCGGGGGTTGAACTGGTGGATACGCCGCAGTTCCCGGAAGAAATTCGCCCTGGCGCTCAGGCGGTACGCGATCTGCGCAACAAACTGCGCAACGAATCGGCGCTCGACTGGACCTATCTCTCGCCGGCCGCCCTGCTGGAACCGGGCAAACGCACCGGTCAGTTCCGCCTCGGCACCACGCAGTTGCTGATGAACGGCGAAGCACCGGCCAGCATTTCGGTGGAAGATTTGGCGGTCGCTATCGTTGATGAGATTGAAAAACCTCAGTTTATTCGCGCGCAGTTCACCGCCGCCTACTAA